In Pieris napi chromosome 2, ilPieNapi1.2, whole genome shotgun sequence, the following proteins share a genomic window:
- the LOC125062909 gene encoding uncharacterized protein LOC125062909 produces MTEKEVTIEELDDTVKQTNEQLDLMEWKLDGGGMDIVAPINNQDVCIVNLLKSVSEVRSDYQQLRRELIEVQALQRELSTRLRTQLRLVHGKFARLRQRIAAASPPR; encoded by the exons ATGACAGAGAAAGAGGTTACAATTGAGGAACTGGACGATACA gtaaaacaaacaaatgaaCAACTTGATCTGATGGAATGGAAACTTGATGGAGGGGGGATGGATATAGTGGCTCCTATCAACAACCAGGATGTTTGTATTGTCAATTTACTGAAATCTGTTTCTGAG GTTCGGTCCGACTACCAACAGCTTCGCCGTGAGTTGATTGAAGTGCAGGCGCTTCAAAGGGAGCTATCTACGCGCCTGCGCACACAGTTGCGACTAGTACATGGGAAATTCGCACGACTGCGACAAAGAATCGCAGCCGCGTCGCCACCTCGTTAG